One Curtobacterium herbarum genomic window carries:
- a CDS encoding geranylgeranyl reductase family protein: MQDTNADQPWDVVVVGAGPAGATAARHAALGGARVLLLDKAVFPRYKTCGGGIIGQSRRRLNDRALATIEADLPEVGFSHRMGRVTRVRTEAPFVAMVDRERFDQANVDAAKEAGVVFRDGANVRALTDQDGHTRLTLADGDELVARVVIGADGSGGRVGRHVGAVMAVTDLGLEVEVPRRPEDAATGVLLDWGPHPGTYAWVFPKAETLTVGVIEQKGHADQTRRYLDDWIERLGLHPTDQDRSSGHLTQWRTGDSPLRRGTVVLAGETAGLLEPWTREGISFALRSGEWAGTAAAAYTGGDRTALDGYESRVRAELVPEIDAGAQLLRVFTRFPAGFHFLISKTPFGRGYFIRFCRGETTLARAFRHRWVRKVTGWLA; encoded by the coding sequence ATGCAGGACACGAACGCCGATCAGCCCTGGGACGTCGTGGTCGTCGGCGCCGGCCCCGCCGGTGCCACCGCGGCCCGCCACGCCGCGCTCGGCGGTGCCCGGGTCCTGCTCCTCGACAAGGCGGTCTTCCCCCGCTACAAGACGTGCGGCGGCGGCATCATCGGCCAGTCCCGCCGGCGGCTCAACGACCGCGCCCTCGCCACGATCGAGGCCGACCTGCCCGAGGTCGGTTTCTCGCACCGCATGGGTCGCGTGACCCGGGTCCGCACCGAGGCCCCCTTCGTCGCCATGGTCGACCGTGAGCGCTTCGACCAGGCCAACGTCGACGCCGCGAAGGAGGCCGGGGTCGTCTTCCGCGACGGCGCCAACGTCCGCGCGCTCACCGACCAGGACGGCCACACCCGCCTGACGCTCGCCGACGGGGACGAACTCGTCGCCCGCGTCGTGATCGGCGCCGACGGTTCCGGGGGTCGGGTCGGCCGCCACGTCGGCGCCGTGATGGCCGTCACGGACCTCGGGCTCGAGGTGGAGGTCCCCCGTCGCCCCGAGGACGCCGCCACCGGTGTGCTCCTCGACTGGGGGCCGCACCCGGGCACCTACGCGTGGGTCTTCCCGAAGGCCGAGACCCTGACGGTCGGGGTCATCGAGCAGAAGGGCCACGCCGACCAGACCCGTCGCTACCTCGACGACTGGATCGAACGCCTCGGCCTGCACCCCACCGACCAGGACCGCAGCAGCGGCCACCTCACCCAGTGGCGCACCGGGGACTCACCGCTCCGCCGCGGCACCGTCGTGCTGGCGGGCGAGACCGCGGGCCTCCTGGAGCCGTGGACGCGCGAGGGGATCTCGTTCGCGCTGCGGTCGGGGGAGTGGGCGGGCACCGCCGCTGCCGCCTACACGGGCGGCGACCGCACGGCGCTCGACGGGTACGAGTCCCGGGTGCGGGCGGAACTGGTGCCCGAGATCGACGCCGGTGCGCAGCTGCTCCGCGTCTTCACGCGGTTCCCGGCCGGCTTCCACTTCCTGATCTCGAAGACGCCGTTCGGCCGCGGCTACTTCATCCGGTTCTGCCGCGGCGAGACGACCCTCGCCCGGGCCTTCCGGCACCGCTGGGTGCGGAAGGTCACCGGCTGGCTCGCCTGA